A genome region from Nicotiana tabacum cultivar K326 chromosome 13, ASM71507v2, whole genome shotgun sequence includes the following:
- the LOC107791765 gene encoding uncharacterized protein LOC107791765 — translation MLLAILIANSEGNILVERFNGVPTEESLHWRSFLVRLGAENLKGVKNEELLVACHKSVYVVYTILGGVSIYVVGKEEYDELVLSEVIYVITSIVRDACGKPPSERLFLDKYGKICLCLDEIVCKGLLENTEKDRIKRLVRLKPPSEF, via the exons ATGTTGCTTGCTATACTGATCGCCAATTCTGAGGGTAATATACTTGTGGAACG TTTCAATGGAGTTCCAACAGAAGAAAGTCTACATTGGCGGTCTTTCTTAGTTAGATTGGGAGCAGAAAATCTTAAAGGGGTAAAAAATGAAGAGCTTCTTGTAGCTTGTCACAA ATCAGTTTATGTGGTATACACAATATTAGGAGGTGTCAGCATATATGTGGTTGGCAAAGAAGAATACGATGAACTTGTTT TATCAGAAGTAATCTATGTAATTACTTCAATTGTGAGAGATGCATGTGGAAAGCCTCCAAGTGAACGTCTTTTCCTAGACAAGTACGGGAAAATATGCTTGTGTTTAGATGAAATTGTTTGTAAG GGGTTGCTCGAAAATACAGAGAAAGACAGAATCAAAAGACTTGTGAGATTAAAACCGCCATCAGAATTCTGA